One region of Primulina tabacum isolate GXHZ01 chromosome 17, ASM2559414v2, whole genome shotgun sequence genomic DNA includes:
- the LOC142532036 gene encoding caffeic acid 3-O-methyltransferase 2-like: MNTKMEVAQGDEASFLFAMQLASASVLPNVLKVALELDLLELMKNKGPDAFISPRELAAEIPTNNPEAHNMVDRILRLLASYSILNCRVKTLPDGGIERLYSLAPICKFYTKNDDGVSLAPFLIMSLDRVYLETWFHLKDAILEGGLPFEKVYKMSKFEYHGTDPRFNKGFNIAMSNFSTMLMKRVVDTYEGFKGLRTLVDVGGGIGVSLRMILSKHPTIKGINFDLPHVIRDAPSFASMEHMGGDMFVSVPKGEAIIMKWILHDWSDTNCIKILKRCHEALPNNGKIIVVEHILSETPGEDLKCNLQSDMVMLAFSPGGKERSENEFHALAKQAGFKESRTVCCVLPLWIMEFYK; the protein is encoded by the exons ATGAATACCAAAATGGAGGTTGCACAAGGGGACGAGGCTTCTTTCTTATTCGCCATGCAACTAGCCTCTGCTTCAGTGCTACCTAATGTCCTCAAAGTGGCGCTGGAGCTCGACCTCCTTGAACTCATGAAGAATAAGGGGCCCGACGCCTTTATTTCACCAAGAGAACTCGCCGCGGAAATTCCCACCAACAATCCAGAGGCGCATAACATGGTGGACAGAATCCTCCGCCTGCTCGCGAGCTATTCTATTTTAAATTGTCGAGTGAAAACCTTGCCTGATGGCGGCATTGAGCGGCTGTATTCCTTGGCTCCGATCTGCAAGTTCTACACCAAGAATGATGATGGAGTTTCTCTAGCCCCTTTTTTGATCATGAGCCTAGACAGGGTTTACTTGGAGACTTG GTTCCACCTGAAAGATGCAATTCTCGAGGGGGGACTTCCTTTTGAAAAAGTATATAAAATGAGCAAATTCGAGTATCACGGCACAGATCCAAGATTTAACAAGGGTTTTAATATAGCAATGTCCAATTTTTCGACGATGTTGATGAAAAGAGTTGTAGATACGTACGAGGGATTCAAGGGTCTGAGGACTTTGGTCGATGTTGGAGGTGGAATTGGTGTTTCCCTGCGCATGATCCTATCCAAGCATCCAACTATAAAGGGCATTAATTTTGATTTGCCCCACGTTATTCGAGACGCACCATCTTTTGCAA GCATGGAGCACATGGGTGGAGACATGTTCGTTAGTGTTCCGAAAGGCGAAGCCATTATCATGAAG TGGATTCTTCATGACTGGAGCGATACAAATTGCATAAAAATACTGAAGAGATGCCATGAAGCACTTCCAAATAACGGAAAAATCATCGTTGTGGAGCATATCCTTTCAGAGACCCCAGGAGAAGATCTTAAATGTAATTTACAATCTGATATGGTTATGCTAGCATTTAGTCCCGGTGGGAAGGAGAGGTCAGAAAATGAATTTCATGCATTGGCAAAGCAAGCAGGATTCAAAGAATCTCGAACAGTTTGTTGTGTTCTCCCACTCTGGATCATGgagttttataaataa